TATGTACTTCACGTGCCGATCCCGGCACAGCAGAAACGCCTGCGGCACCCAACAAAGGATTTATCTTCTCTTTAAGAAAGATATTCATTATCTTCGCAAATAAAACACCGGAAGCAGTGGCTATGGAAAAGGCAATTAAACCAAGAATAAAAATTCCCAGTGCTTTGGGTGTGACAAAAACATCGGCTTGAGTACTTGCACCAACGGTAAAACCAAGAAAGATAGTGGCAGTGTCTATAATAGTAGAGCTTGCTGTTTTGGCCAACCGATCTACGACACCGGAAACTTTCATAAGATTACCAAAGAAAAAAGGACCGAGAAGAGGAATGGATGCCGGTGCCAAGAAGCAGCAGAGTAAAACACCAATAATAGGAAAAAAGAGCAGTTCCTTGCGAGTAACTTGTCGTTTGTTATCAGGCATGCGGATCAATCGTTCCTTTTTAGTGGTTAGCAACCGCATGATAGGTGGTTGTATTATTGGTATCATTGCCATATAAGAATATGCGGCAATGGCAATGGGGCCGATCAAATCCGGCGCCAGTTTAGCTGTCAGAAAGATAGAGGTTGGGCCGTCTGCCCCGCCTATGATTGCTACCGAGGCAGCCTCATTGGGTGTAAAGCCTAAAGCCAGTGCGCTAAGCAATGTGAAGTAAATACCCATTTGGGCGGCAGCGCCCAATAGCATCAGTTTGGGTCTTGCCAATAACGAAGAAAAATCGGTCATTGCACCAAGGCCAAGAAACACAATGGCAGGATATAATCCTGTTGTTACACCAAAATAAAGATAGTGCAGTACACTGTTATCTTCGTAAATACCAAGGCCGAATCCTTTGAAAAAAGGAATATTGCCAACAATAATACCAAAGCCGATGGGCAACAGTAAAAAAGGTTCATACTTCTTGGCGATAGATAGATAGCAGAATAGAATACCTACTGCTATCATAATAATATATCTATAATCGACCATTGCAAAACCGGTATTTTTCAAAAAGCCAAGAGCCAGTTCCATTAAATCAAATATCCTCGGTATATGTAGTAAAAGAACCTGTCATTTAGTTATTTTTCCAGGTAAAGATTCCATCATCCAAAGGTACAAGAAATCCTGCTTCTCTTAGCGATCGAATGGTAATATGCGGATGTGGCATTTGCTCCCTTTGTGTAAGCTGATAGAGTTTGGATAATTCGAACATGCTTCCTAAGTCTTTTGAAATAACCTTATATATTTTTGCAGTTGCCTCCAGATCTGTTTGCAAACCCATGTTTGCATCAAACTGATTTGCAGGCAAAGACATTTTTTTTTGCTGCCCGGTCCCAAATTGTTTTTTCTCGAAGAGCATGATAACCTTGTGTAATTGAGATATTATAAAAGATAAAATTGACAATCCGAGAATTACTATGATTGCACCGGTTATCGCCATTGCCCAACCATTATTAGCCGAAATAAGTCCAAAATCGAAATACATGGCGGATATGCCTCCTATACCCGAAAATAGCTATGAATAAACGGCGCATCAAAATCCGGGCCGTGTAAAAGATATATTATATTGCCATAAGTGTATAGGAATTCAATATATGCGTCAAGATTTGCTTTCCATATTCTTAATTTTTCAGTAGTGTATCAGGCTGAATTAATTGTGGAAGAACATCCATTGCCCGCTTTGTGCCAGCCTGAATATATTTATTAACACCGCCTGCTTTGCGAATAATAGTTATGGCATTTTCCAAGTATAAATCATGCTCTTTGCGAGTTTTCTTCAATTCGGATTTTGTTTTACCTGATAAGGCAAGCATTTGAATATAGGAATCGGGTGTGCTTCCATCCATTATGTGAGATCGGATAATTTCCCACATATTTATTAAAGAATCATGCGAGATATTTACAAGAACATCAGGAATCGAAACTTGATTTAAAGCCTGGGTTACGGAGTCAAAGTCTGTAAATTCTTTTTTACACAGCATATCATAAGCAGTAAGCATAACCGTGCCGGTTACAGGAAAATCCGCCAGGGCCGACATTTTAAGAGTTCTTACTTGTTGCCACCCGAATTCTTTCCAGATTTCATCTGCTGCCAGATGGCACAGATATCCGGCTATAAAAAGTTGTTCTTCTTTTGATAAAGTTTCCCATGGTCGCAGCAACTCTTTGTCGATACGGCTTAAGAAATTTTCACAACTGTAATTAAAATACTTTTTGCTGTTTTCTTTTTTACGCTTTACAAAATGAGTCTGAGATTTGTCGATAATACTAAAACGGTTTACATCGACCAGCAAACAGCCGAGCAAAAAAGCGCTGTAATTTGCGGTGCTGTGTTCGATCTGCCGTATCTGCGAAAACACGTGTTTTCCTACAAGCAAATGTGTAATTAATGAAGCCATTTTAATTTATATCTTTTGCGCAATTATTCCGGCAACAGCTTTTTGGTTTTCCACAATTCCCTCATGATACCTAAGACACCTGAAATCGCGGAACATATCAAGCAATTCATTATGCTTTAAAAGAAAATCGGGATTATGCGGTTTTCCGAACTGAATCTGGTCTATTATAAAAGTTTCATATACTACAAACCCGCCTGTGCATAAACCCGCCTTGATTTTAGGAATTAACGATCTTTGAAGATAGTTAAAGCAGATAATAACATCATAACTGTCTTCGGTGATATAAGTATCTTTTTCAAGATCAACAACATGTGTGCTGATATCCACCCCTGATTGCCTGGCATTTTTTTCGGCAATTTTTATAGCTTCTTCTGATATGTCTATTCCTTGAACCTTAAAACCCAGACTCGCAAGATAAATAGAATTTCTTCCTTCACCCATGGCTATGTCAAGAACACGGCCTTTAGGTAACAGGTTTATGTTTTCAACAAGAAAGCTGGATGCGTTTTTTTCTAATGATTGTTTATCCAAGGCTATCTCCTTTTTTAAGGAAATTTTCTGCAAGTATTTTAATATCTCCAACCTGATCCGGTTTCATCCATATAATGTCAGGATCGGCGTTAAACCAAGTCAGCTGGCGTTTTGCAAATCTTCTGGTGTCTTGCTTCAGCGTGCGTATTGCTTCATCTAAAGTAATGCTTCCTGAAATATAATCTATCATATGCCGGTATCCTATAGATTGCATTGATTTAAGATCTGCCGAATAATTCATATCAAGAAGCCGTCTTACTTCATCTTCAAAACCGGCCTCAATCATTAAGTCCACTCTTTTTTCTATTCGCCTGTAAAGAGCTTCTCTTTCCATATTAAGCCCGATCTTTAAAACATTAAACCGATTTTCAGAAAAGCCATGCTTTTTTTGATGTTCTAAAATACTTATACCTGTTGACTCAAAAACTTCCAGTGCCCTTATTATCCTGAATGTATCATTCGGGTGAATTTTATCTGCTGCTTTAGGATCAAGTTTTTTAAGTTGATTATATAAAAATTGAGTTCCGTTTTCTTTGGCCTGTTTTTTAAGATGAATCTTAAAATCGCTGTCTGCCGCAGGTTTGATGTCAAAAAGACCGTGAACCAGAGCTTTTATGTAAAGCCCGGTTCCACCAACTATAAACGGAACCTTGTTTTCTTCTTCGAGGCTGTTTATTATTTCGATTCCCATTGAGGCGAATTTTGCAGCACTGAAATCTTCATCAGGATCTATGATATCTATCATATGGTGAAACACACGCAGGGTTTCATCTTTTGTTGGTTTTGCTGTTCCAATATCTAAATATCTATAAACCTGCATTGAATCGGCGCTTATGATTTCGCCGCCGAAAATTTCTGCTGTTTTGATGCCTGCTGCTGTTTTACCTATGCCTGTTGGGCCGCAGATTACGATAATAGAGATTTTTTTATCTGTTATGTCATTTATCATATCATTATATTATATTAGGCGCTCGATTTCTTTAAGCTTTTTATCCAGTCTTTTAGAAGAGATCGGGATTGGTGTTTTTAACTCCTGGGCAAAAAGAGATACCTTATATTCTTCAATCAGCCAGAAGTATTCTTCCATGGCTTTTCTCTTTTCCTCCGATATAAAAGGGGAGATGTTTTTAAGAAGTTTATCAAGAGAAAGTGTATGTGTTTCAAGTTCATTTGACTTTATAATGTCTTTTTCAGGATCAATCATAGCTCTTTGTGCCCTTATTGATGTGGCTTTAAGATACCTGGAAAGATGCAAAAGCCGCTCTGGCTCATATAATTGGATGAAATTATTCGGCACCAGCCGGACAACTTCATTTTCAAGTCTGTCTATCATTAAAAAAGCTTCCTTGTTATTATTAAGACGACATCTTTTGCATAGATCCTGTAAAATTGATCTGGTCTCATGAAATGCTTCTATTACCGGAGAAATTTGTTTAATTTTTTCCTGGCCATAAGAAAATATATTCTTAAGAACATACTGTGAATGGGTGTTGAAAATATCTCCGGTTCGTATTTCTTTATCAAAAAGATCATTTATTATGCCATTAAAAAGCATTTTATCAAAACTTTTTACTCCCCCGAAAAAAACTGTATATTTATGAAGTTCAGAAGGAATAGAGATCTGTTTTTTTACATGCTTTATATCTTTGTCAAAAGTTATTAAAAAAAGAGCGATAGTTCCTTGTTTATGTGATAACTGAGCCGTTTTTTCAGATTCATAAATTCTAAGATTAACGCAACCTTCATCTATATCAAGAGCCGGAAAATAAATCCTGCTGGTGTTTTCATCTTCCTTTATTACAAGCTGCTTTGCAATGTCTCCAAAATCCCATTTTAAAATACCTGTCTTTTCATACTTTCTTTTAACTGATGCAAGCATTCTGTTATCAAGCGGCTTTGAATAATCTTTTAATAAAATATTTTTATCTTTTCCGGCAAAGATCTCTTTTCCCTTGGCATCAATTATTGAAAAGCGCATTTTAAGATGCTCAGGCAAAGAATCGTATGACCATGCGCTTGCAGGAATATCGACTTCGAAATTACGGAAAATAAAGTTTGAAAGCTCGGTTGCAAGCGCAGCTTTTCCCCTTGGCATTTTTTCTATGATGGTATCAACTATTTTAGAAAGAGGGAGTAATTTTTTTCTGTATTCTTTTGGAAGTCCTTTTATAAGCGCAGTTATCTTTTCCTGCAATAGTCCGGGTACAAGCCAGTCTGCTTTTTCCGGTAAAACGGATGATGATGATGAAACCGGAATCTTGACGGTTATGCCGTCATCCGTTTTGCCCGGATCAAAATTATAAAGACATATAAAGGGTTTTTTGCCTAAGTTTATACTATCCGGATAAAGAGACAGATTCTCTTCATCCGGCAAATAACGCAATAAATCTTCTTTTTTCATCCGAAGATGTTTATCGTTACCAAAGCTTTTTATGTGCCTGGAAAGTGTGCGAATCTCACAGATTCCAGGAAGCTGTTTTTTGTAAAATTCAAATATGGTTTCATTGCCTGCGAAAACATCTCTTTTTCTTAACCTGTTTTCCATATCCAGAACTTCTTCTTTTACTTTTTTATTATGTTCCATGAAAGGCAAAAAGGTGTCGATATCTTCTTCAACAAGGGCGCATCTTATAAAAATATCCGATGCTTCTTCCGGATTTATTTTTCCGTAAGATACGGATCGTCCGGCAACGATTGCAAGTCCGTATAAACTTGCTTTTTCAATGGCCACAACTTCTCCGCGTTTTCTATCCCAGTGTGCTCCATAATAGGAGTATTTGCACTGCTCTTTTCCGATTTCTTCTATCCAGGCGCTTTCTATGGTTGCAGCAGTTCTTGCAAAAAATCGCGATGTTTCAACCATTTCGGCAGATACTATCCAAGTGGGCGGGTTTTTGAATAATCCTGAGCCGGGAAATATCATAACGGATTTATCTCTTGTTGCACTAAAACTATTCTTTTCTTTTTTTACGGCAATATTTGATAAAAAACCGCTTAGTATCGATTTGTGGATGGCAGTATAAAGCGGGCTGAATTTGCTGTCTGATTTATTTGCACCGCTTAAAGCTTTCACACTTTCTGTTTTCCGGCTTTTCATACCGGTTTCAATAAGTATATTTGTTATCTGTGTATATATGTCGCGCCACTCTTTCATCCTTTTAAAAGATAGAAAGTTTGCTTTGCAGAATTTTCTTGCTCCGGAAGTAGTACCAGATGCTTCGTTATATTTATTCCATATGTTAAGAAGAGTTATAAAGTCTGAAAGCGGGTCTGAGAAAATCTTGTGCGCTCTGTCTGCTTCCTCTGTTTTATCGGCAGGTCTTTGCCTTGGGTCCTGAGAGCTTATGGCTGAGGCGATCACTGTCATTTCTTCAAGACATCCTCTGTTCGGTGCTTCAATAAGCATTCTGGAAAGCCTGGGGTCAACCGGAAGGGCTGCCATAAGTTTGCCGGTTGGAGTTAGGCAATAAAGCGCTTTATTGCCAGGCTCCTGTTTTATCGCTCCCAGTTCCAGAAGAATGTCATATCCATCCTTGATGCTTTTTGGCGAAGGCCTGTCTATAAAAGGAAAGGAAGATACTTCACCCAGTTTTAAAGCAATCATTCTCAATACAACTTCGGCAAGATTTGACCTTAAAATTTCGGGCAGCGTATAAAGAGAGCGGGCTTCATAATTTTCTTTAGAATAAAGACGCACACAGATGCCGTTTTCTACTCTTCCGCACCTGCCTTTTCGCTGGTCTGCGCTGCTTTTTGAAACGGAAACTACTGGCATAGCGGTTGAGCGAGATCTTGGGGTATAATGCGGAATACGTGCAAGACCTGTATCTATCACATATTTTATGCCAGGGATAGTAATAGATGTTTCAGCGATATTGGTTGATATGATAATCTTTCTTGCAGATAGAGGCAAAAAAACCTTTTTTTGCTCTGAAGCCGGAAGCCTTGCAAAAAGGGGTATTATCTCAACGGATCTGTATTTTCTTCCTTCAAGGATTTCGGTTGCTTCCCGGATATCCAGTTCTGTGGGCATAAAAATAAGTATATCGCCGTATGGATTTTCTTTTACTATTTTATCAACAGCTTCTATTGCAAGATCTGCATAGCTTTTGTCTTCATCTTTTTCAGGTTCAAAATCTACAGGAAGATAGCGTACATCAACAGGAAACATTCTGCCTGAAACTTCAATTACAGGTGCATTATCAAAAGCTTTTGAAAATTTATCGGTATCAATTGTTGCAGAAGTTATAATCAGTTTTAAGTCTTTTCTTTTTATTAAAAGAGTTTTCAGCACTCCAAGTATAAAGTCAATGTTAAGACTTCTTTCATGTGCTTCGTCAACAATTATGGTGTCATATTCATTAAGATACGGATCATTATTGGCTTCCGCCAGCAAAATGCCGTCGGTCATTATTTTTATGTATGAGTCTTTATGTGTTTTATCGTCAAAACGGATTTTGTAGCCGACGGACTTTCCGGTTTCCTCTCCGAGTTCCTGTGCAATACGTGCACAAACGGTAATAGCGGCAATTCTTCTCGGCTGAGTACAGCCAATTTTACCAAAAATCCCCCGTCCTGCGGCAAGACAGAATTTCGGTAATTGTGTGGTTTTGCCTGATCCGGTTTCACCCGAAATAATAACAACCTGGTTTTTAACAATAGAATCTATGATTTCATCTTTTTTGGCTGTTATGGGAAGATCGGAATCAAAATCAAATTTTGGGATATTGTTTCTTCTTAATACTTGTTCATGAATGGAAGCATCAAGCTTTTTGGTGATATCAGAAAGCAGCTTTTCAATTTTTTGCCCTGCAAAGTTTTTGGAAACAGCGTTTTTCAGTTTTGATATTTCGCGGTAAAGAACCGGTCTGTCCACCCGCATTGCTTTTTTAACCCTGAATTCGGTTTTGTTAATTATTAAATTTGTTTGTTTCATTTGTTGCAAGCTTAAATGCTCCGGCTGTGTTTTTATTGCACTGTAATATGATGTTTAGCTTTTTATCATATTTTAGCCAAAAATCCCATACAAGTTGTGTGCAATTTATTTGATATTAAAATAAACAGCTTAGCAAGTATATATTTGAAAGATGCATACAAATTGATCAAACTGCAGGATTTGAGATTTCGATGTTGTATTTGAAATTGACTTTGCCTATGCAATGTAATACTATTACCAGTAATACCTATCTTTGGAGGTTGAATTATGAGAGTAACTACAAAAGGTCAAGTTACAATTCCCCAGCACATTCGCGAAAAATTGGGAATAACCCCGGCAACAGAAGTAGATTTTGTCGAGGGAGATGGCCGCATTTTTTTAGTGAAACGAAAAGGGGGAGAAACAGTAACCCGAAAATTTACAAAATTACGTGGCGTTGCAACTGTTAAAATGACGACTGACGAAATTATGGCTTTAACGAGAGCAGATAGATGAAGGGCCTTCTTGTTGATTCAAATGTGATTTTAGATATTTTTCTTGATGATCCCGATTGGGCTGATTGGTCTGAATCTACATTGGCAAATTATAGTGCTCACTCAGCTTTTTATATTAATTCGATAGTCTATGCTGAAGTATCAGTCGGTTTTGAAAAGATAGAGGAATTGGAGTCTGCTCTCCATAAAGGCGGATTTCAGATGTTGGAAATTCCGAAAGAAGCTTTATTTCTTGCGGGTAAAGCTTATCTCAAATACAGGGCGGTGAAAGGATTCAAGAAATCACCTTTACCGGATTTTTATATAGGTGCACAGGCAGCTGTGCTTTCCCTGGATCTGATTACACGGGATATAAATCGATACCGAACATATTTTCCAACGGTCAGATTGATTTGCCCGGAGTCAATTTTATGAAAGTGTGATTATATAAAAAGGAGAGTTAGTTGAAAAGCATTATTTTAAACAGAATCCTTCGAATAAAAGAAATCATATCCGAAAAAAACCTCGATACCCTCATGGTAATGGTAGGTGAAAACCGCAGGTATTTAAGCGGATTTCAAGGCCATGACTCCCAGTTTGATGAATCTTCCGGAGTTTTGTTTATTTCAAAGGCGGGTCTTATTCTTGCCACCGATTCCCGTTATGAAGAGCAGGCTATCAGGGAAGCGGGAAATCTTTATGAAATTGTTTGCTATAAAGAAGGGCTGGCCAAACAAATACCTGCGATTCTGAAAAAACTTGGTACGAAAAGGCTTGGATTTGAAAGTGTCAGGCTGTCATATCTTGATTACAGAAAAATATCCGAAGAGATAAAATCAAGTGGTCTTGAAGTCAAACTGGTGGAAACCGAAAATATTGTTGAGACTTTGCGTGAAATAAAAGATGAAAAAGAGATTGAGCTGATACAAAAAGCTCTGCTGATAGCAGAAACGGCTTTTGTCAGGATTCAGGATTCAATCAGGCCCGGGGTTACGGAAAAAGAGGCTGCCTGGCTTATTGAAAAAGCCATGCATGAGGCCGGAGCGGATGGCTTGTCATTTCCAACTATTGTTGCATCAGGGCCAAACAGCGCACTTCCTCATGCAATTCCTTCAGATAGGGCATTTAAGGAAAATGAACCTATTCTTTTTGACTGGGGTGCAGAACTTGAAGGTTATTTTTCCGATATTTCAAGAACTATTGTTATCGGAAAGCCGGATGACTATTTTATAAAGGCGTATAAAACCGTGCTTGATGCCCAGCTTCTTGCAGTGAATGCAATAGCTCCAGGTGCAGATTCAAAATCTGTTGACAAAATCGCCCGAAGCCATATTGACGGCACAGAATTTAGCGGAAAATTTACACATGGCCTTGGCCATGGCACAGGTCTTTCGGTGCATGAGAGCCCACGAGTCGGATCTTTGAGTAGCACTGTTATTGAGCCTCAGA
This genomic interval from Pseudomonadota bacterium contains the following:
- a CDS encoding sodium ion-translocating decarboxylase subunit beta — translated: MELALGFLKNTGFAMVDYRYIIMIAVGILFCYLSIAKKYEPFLLLPIGFGIIVGNIPFFKGFGLGIYEDNSVLHYLYFGVTTGLYPAIVFLGLGAMTDFSSLLARPKLMLLGAAAQMGIYFTLLSALALGFTPNEAASVAIIGGADGPTSIFLTAKLAPDLIGPIAIAAYSYMAMIPIIQPPIMRLLTTKKERLIRMPDNKRQVTRKELLFFPIIGVLLCCFLAPASIPLLGPFFFGNLMKVSGVVDRLAKTASSTIIDTATIFLGFTVGASTQADVFVTPKALGIFILGLIAFSIATASGVLFAKIMNIFLKEKINPLLGAAGVSAVPGSAREVHMVAQKEDPGNYLLMHAMACNASGVIGSAICAGILWSFMMT
- a CDS encoding OadG family protein — protein: MYFDFGLISANNGWAMAITGAIIVILGLSILSFIISQLHKVIMLFEKKQFGTGQQKKMSLPANQFDANMGLQTDLEATAKIYKVISKDLGSMFELSKLYQLTQREQMPHPHITIRSLREAGFLVPLDDGIFTWKNN
- a CDS encoding zinc dependent phospholipase C family protein, coding for MASLITHLLVGKHVFSQIRQIEHSTANYSAFLLGCLLVDVNRFSIIDKSQTHFVKRKKENSKKYFNYSCENFLSRIDKELLRPWETLSKEEQLFIAGYLCHLAADEIWKEFGWQQVRTLKMSALADFPVTGTVMLTAYDMLCKKEFTDFDSVTQALNQVSIPDVLVNISHDSLINMWEIIRSHIMDGSTPDSYIQMLALSGKTKSELKKTRKEHDLYLENAITIIRKAGGVNKYIQAGTKRAMDVLPQLIQPDTLLKN
- a CDS encoding methyltransferase domain-containing protein; protein product: MDKQSLEKNASSFLVENINLLPKGRVLDIAMGEGRNSIYLASLGFKVQGIDISEEAIKIAEKNARQSGVDISTHVVDLEKDTYITEDSYDVIICFNYLQRSLIPKIKAGLCTGGFVVYETFIIDQIQFGKPHNPDFLLKHNELLDMFRDFRCLRYHEGIVENQKAVAGIIAQKI
- the miaA gene encoding tRNA (adenosine(37)-N6)-dimethylallyltransferase MiaA; its protein translation is MINDITDKKISIIVICGPTGIGKTAAGIKTAEIFGGEIISADSMQVYRYLDIGTAKPTKDETLRVFHHMIDIIDPDEDFSAAKFASMGIEIINSLEEENKVPFIVGGTGLYIKALVHGLFDIKPAADSDFKIHLKKQAKENGTQFLYNQLKKLDPKAADKIHPNDTFRIIRALEVFESTGISILEHQKKHGFSENRFNVLKIGLNMEREALYRRIEKRVDLMIEAGFEDEVRRLLDMNYSADLKSMQSIGYRHMIDYISGSITLDEAIRTLKQDTRRFAKRQLTWFNADPDIIWMKPDQVGDIKILAENFLKKGDSLG
- the hrpA gene encoding ATP-dependent RNA helicase HrpA — its product is MKQTNLIINKTEFRVKKAMRVDRPVLYREISKLKNAVSKNFAGQKIEKLLSDITKKLDASIHEQVLRRNNIPKFDFDSDLPITAKKDEIIDSIVKNQVVIISGETGSGKTTQLPKFCLAAGRGIFGKIGCTQPRRIAAITVCARIAQELGEETGKSVGYKIRFDDKTHKDSYIKIMTDGILLAEANNDPYLNEYDTIIVDEAHERSLNIDFILGVLKTLLIKRKDLKLIITSATIDTDKFSKAFDNAPVIEVSGRMFPVDVRYLPVDFEPEKDEDKSYADLAIEAVDKIVKENPYGDILIFMPTELDIREATEILEGRKYRSVEIIPLFARLPASEQKKVFLPLSARKIIISTNIAETSITIPGIKYVIDTGLARIPHYTPRSRSTAMPVVSVSKSSADQRKGRCGRVENGICVRLYSKENYEARSLYTLPEILRSNLAEVVLRMIALKLGEVSSFPFIDRPSPKSIKDGYDILLELGAIKQEPGNKALYCLTPTGKLMAALPVDPRLSRMLIEAPNRGCLEEMTVIASAISSQDPRQRPADKTEEADRAHKIFSDPLSDFITLLNIWNKYNEASGTTSGARKFCKANFLSFKRMKEWRDIYTQITNILIETGMKSRKTESVKALSGANKSDSKFSPLYTAIHKSILSGFLSNIAVKKEKNSFSATRDKSVMIFPGSGLFKNPPTWIVSAEMVETSRFFARTAATIESAWIEEIGKEQCKYSYYGAHWDRKRGEVVAIEKASLYGLAIVAGRSVSYGKINPEEASDIFIRCALVEEDIDTFLPFMEHNKKVKEEVLDMENRLRKRDVFAGNETIFEFYKKQLPGICEIRTLSRHIKSFGNDKHLRMKKEDLLRYLPDEENLSLYPDSINLGKKPFICLYNFDPGKTDDGITVKIPVSSSSSVLPEKADWLVPGLLQEKITALIKGLPKEYRKKLLPLSKIVDTIIEKMPRGKAALATELSNFIFRNFEVDIPASAWSYDSLPEHLKMRFSIIDAKGKEIFAGKDKNILLKDYSKPLDNRMLASVKRKYEKTGILKWDFGDIAKQLVIKEDENTSRIYFPALDIDEGCVNLRIYESEKTAQLSHKQGTIALFLITFDKDIKHVKKQISIPSELHKYTVFFGGVKSFDKMLFNGIINDLFDKEIRTGDIFNTHSQYVLKNIFSYGQEKIKQISPVIEAFHETRSILQDLCKRCRLNNNKEAFLMIDRLENEVVRLVPNNFIQLYEPERLLHLSRYLKATSIRAQRAMIDPEKDIIKSNELETHTLSLDKLLKNISPFISEEKRKAMEEYFWLIEEYKVSLFAQELKTPIPISSKRLDKKLKEIERLI
- a CDS encoding AbrB/MazE/SpoVT family DNA-binding domain-containing protein, encoding MRVTTKGQVTIPQHIREKLGITPATEVDFVEGDGRIFLVKRKGGETVTRKFTKLRGVATVKMTTDEIMALTRADR
- a CDS encoding type II toxin-antitoxin system VapC family toxin, with protein sequence MKGLLVDSNVILDIFLDDPDWADWSESTLANYSAHSAFYINSIVYAEVSVGFEKIEELESALHKGGFQMLEIPKEALFLAGKAYLKYRAVKGFKKSPLPDFYIGAQAAVLSLDLITRDINRYRTYFPTVRLICPESIL
- a CDS encoding Xaa-Pro peptidase family protein, which encodes MKSIILNRILRIKEIISEKNLDTLMVMVGENRRYLSGFQGHDSQFDESSGVLFISKAGLILATDSRYEEQAIREAGNLYEIVCYKEGLAKQIPAILKKLGTKRLGFESVRLSYLDYRKISEEIKSSGLEVKLVETENIVETLREIKDEKEIELIQKALLIAETAFVRIQDSIRPGVTEKEAAWLIEKAMHEAGADGLSFPTIVASGPNSALPHAIPSDRAFKENEPILFDWGAELEGYFSDISRTIVIGKPDDYFIKAYKTVLDAQLLAVNAIAPGADSKSVDKIARSHIDGTEFSGKFTHGLGHGTGLSVHESPRVGSLSSTVIEPQMVFTVEPGIYITGWGGIRLENMVVVRDKGAEVLNKLEEIISYK